One window of the Parasphingopyxis algicola genome contains the following:
- a CDS encoding tetratricopeptide repeat protein: MALSGAAQASNPLADYARARVADASGQIGLAARGYASALSDAPFDETLAARAYRRAVAAGDRGLALRAAQSLRSASALPPDGEFLFLIEALEDGDWAEARRVVDRIEEQGLFASLATVMRAWIAYGAGDADPLEILASGEQDAIAANYAREHRALLLLAMRHYDEGVAETLALSELGPPRFLRLRLAAAARLVQARKREEALALLPGDSRAESAARDNIERRRSIPGAVDSASDGIAEMFVRLATEINRQNASSLALTISRFATFLAPDNSVGWFVTSGILNQAQQEDAALAALDGVGSRDPFYADVQDMRVQLLAETDEPEAALELARGRAESRDATAADWQRYGERYAALEQYDEAAESYGRAVTLAGDDEAPWSAWLLYGGALLDAGRWGESRPALEQAVALAPDQAVALNYLGYALLERREDLDYAEELIRRASELSPDSPSITDSLGWVYYVRGDFDRAIPILERASVGEPAEPTINEHLGDAYWSAGRRRDARFAWQAALVSAEDEAAERIRRKLDIGLTAETASP; encoded by the coding sequence ATGGCCCTTTCGGGTGCGGCGCAGGCGAGCAATCCGCTCGCCGATTATGCCCGTGCCCGGGTGGCGGACGCTTCGGGGCAGATCGGGCTTGCGGCCCGCGGTTATGCCTCGGCGCTGTCCGATGCGCCGTTCGACGAAACGCTGGCGGCCCGCGCCTATCGCCGGGCCGTTGCGGCCGGAGATCGCGGACTGGCGCTGCGCGCGGCGCAATCGCTGCGCAGCGCTTCCGCGCTGCCGCCCGACGGCGAATTCCTGTTCCTTATCGAGGCGCTCGAGGACGGCGACTGGGCCGAGGCGCGGCGCGTCGTCGACCGGATCGAGGAGCAGGGGCTGTTCGCCTCGCTCGCGACCGTGATGCGGGCCTGGATCGCGTACGGCGCGGGCGATGCCGATCCGCTCGAAATATTGGCGTCGGGCGAGCAGGACGCCATCGCGGCAAACTATGCGCGCGAGCATCGGGCGCTGCTGCTGCTCGCAATGCGCCATTACGACGAAGGGGTCGCCGAAACGCTTGCGCTGAGCGAGCTCGGCCCGCCCCGTTTCCTGCGGCTGCGTCTTGCGGCCGCGGCGCGGCTTGTCCAGGCGCGCAAGCGCGAAGAAGCGCTGGCCCTTCTGCCGGGCGACAGCCGCGCGGAAAGCGCGGCCCGCGATAATATCGAGCGCCGGCGGTCGATCCCCGGCGCCGTCGACAGCGCGTCGGATGGTATTGCGGAAATGTTCGTCCGGCTCGCCACCGAGATCAACCGGCAGAACGCGTCTTCGCTCGCGCTGACGATCAGCCGTTTCGCGACCTTCCTTGCGCCCGACAATTCGGTCGGCTGGTTCGTGACCAGCGGTATCCTGAACCAGGCCCAGCAGGAGGATGCGGCGCTTGCCGCGCTCGACGGGGTCGGATCGCGCGACCCTTTCTACGCCGACGTGCAGGACATGCGGGTCCAGCTGCTCGCCGAAACCGACGAGCCCGAGGCGGCGCTTGAACTGGCGCGCGGCCGTGCCGAATCGCGCGATGCGACGGCGGCAGACTGGCAACGCTATGGCGAGCGCTATGCGGCGCTCGAACAGTATGACGAGGCCGCGGAATCCTATGGACGCGCGGTGACTCTGGCGGGCGACGACGAGGCGCCGTGGAGTGCCTGGCTGCTCTATGGCGGCGCGCTGCTCGATGCCGGACGCTGGGGGGAATCCCGGCCGGCGCTGGAACAGGCGGTCGCACTTGCCCCCGACCAGGCCGTGGCGCTCAATTATCTCGGCTATGCGCTGCTCGAGCGGCGCGAGGATCTCGACTATGCCGAGGAGCTGATCCGGCGGGCGAGCGAGCTTAGCCCCGACAGTCCCTCGATCACCGATTCCCTCGGCTGGGTCTATTATGTCCGCGGCGATTTCGATCGGGCGATCCCGATACTCGAACGCGCGTCCGTCGGCGAGCCGGCCGAACCGACGATCAACGAGCATCTGGGCGATGCCTATTGGAGCGCGGGCCGGCGGCGCGACGCACGCTTCGCCTGGCAGGCGGCACTGGTGTCGGCCGAAGACGAGGCCGCCGAGCGGATCCGCCGGAAGCTTGACATAGGCCTCACCGCCGAGACCGCCTCGCCCTGA
- a CDS encoding DUF885 domain-containing protein, translating into MGFELTRREAMTGLAAGTILGVGGCASLPAQGAQSCDAGMALAMEADRLLALLPEVATYNGTEAALDGGPLARRLNDYSPAGEQALREGTAASRARIAALDCPRGSRDALHAAVSEAVLANAQRSASIPYGRINPFSYVNHLPYLVSQISGPHIDSQAVMTTQQSVRTPEAIDAWLEKLDGFEQAFAGVLEKVRADEAAGCRPPRALLAKTLPVLDAFLEGPAEAHPLIEAFDAGMAAAVTDTTLRATALHFAITSLETRARPAIARLRDQIAAMLPRGQEMAGVWAQPEGEALYAANVLALGDTEQSPDEIHDIGLDEVRRITAEMDALLIANGETGGSVGERMLRLAGDERFLFADSDAGRRELLDYVGELAGQAEANYGDMLPPEIIPQQQLVIRRVPVATQDSAPGGYYDAPSLDGTRPGTYWINLRDMRAVPRFRLPTLTYHEGVPGHHTQVAIASGLGEAPLIIRIASFNGYQEGWALYAERLAKELGYYEDDPFGDLGRLQDELFRAVRLVVDTGLHHKRWTREQAIRFMQGATGIAESRVTAEIERYMAWPGQALGYKLGQLRLIELRDRMRAARGDAFDVRNFNAIVLNQGAMPIGLVADRVAAASR; encoded by the coding sequence ATGGGTTTCGAATTGACACGCCGCGAGGCCATGACCGGGCTCGCCGCCGGGACGATATTGGGTGTCGGCGGATGCGCCTCTTTGCCCGCCCAAGGCGCGCAAAGTTGCGACGCCGGGATGGCGCTGGCGATGGAGGCCGACCGGCTGCTCGCGCTGCTGCCCGAGGTCGCCACCTATAACGGCACCGAGGCGGCGCTCGACGGAGGCCCGCTCGCGCGCCGCCTCAACGATTACTCGCCCGCCGGCGAACAGGCGCTGCGCGAGGGCACGGCGGCGAGCCGGGCGCGCATCGCCGCGCTCGACTGCCCGCGCGGCTCGCGCGATGCGCTGCATGCGGCGGTGTCCGAAGCGGTGCTCGCCAATGCCCAGCGCTCGGCGAGCATCCCCTATGGCCGGATCAACCCGTTCAGCTACGTTAACCACCTCCCCTATCTGGTCTCGCAGATCAGCGGACCGCATATCGATTCCCAGGCGGTGATGACGACCCAGCAATCGGTACGGACGCCCGAGGCGATCGACGCCTGGCTCGAAAAGCTCGATGGCTTCGAGCAGGCGTTCGCCGGCGTCCTCGAAAAAGTCCGCGCCGACGAGGCCGCCGGCTGCCGCCCGCCCCGGGCGCTGCTCGCCAAAACGCTTCCCGTGCTCGACGCCTTTCTCGAAGGCCCGGCCGAAGCGCATCCGCTGATCGAGGCGTTCGATGCCGGGATGGCGGCCGCCGTGACCGACACGACCCTGCGCGCGACCGCCCTGCATTTCGCGATCACCTCGCTGGAAACCAGGGCGCGCCCGGCCATTGCGCGGCTGCGCGACCAGATCGCCGCCATGCTGCCGCGCGGCCAGGAGATGGCCGGCGTCTGGGCCCAGCCCGAGGGCGAAGCGCTCTATGCCGCCAATGTGCTGGCGCTCGGCGACACCGAACAGTCGCCCGACGAGATCCACGATATCGGCCTCGACGAGGTGCGCCGGATTACCGCCGAGATGGATGCGCTGCTCATCGCCAACGGCGAGACCGGTGGCAGTGTCGGCGAACGGATGCTGCGGCTGGCGGGCGACGAGCGTTTCCTGTTCGCGGACAGCGATGCCGGGCGGCGGGAACTGCTCGACTATGTCGGCGAACTCGCCGGGCAGGCCGAAGCCAATTATGGCGACATGCTACCGCCCGAGATCATTCCCCAGCAACAGCTGGTCATTCGCCGTGTACCGGTTGCGACACAAGACAGCGCACCTGGAGGCTATTACGACGCCCCCTCGCTCGATGGCACCCGGCCCGGCACCTACTGGATCAACCTGCGCGACATGCGCGCCGTGCCGCGCTTCCGCCTCCCGACGCTCACCTATCACGAGGGCGTGCCCGGCCATCACACCCAGGTCGCGATCGCCAGCGGCCTCGGCGAAGCGCCGCTGATCATCCGGATCGCGAGCTTCAACGGCTATCAGGAAGGCTGGGCGCTCTATGCCGAGCGGCTCGCCAAGGAACTCGGCTATTACGAGGACGATCCGTTCGGCGATCTCGGCCGCCTGCAGGACGAGCTGTTCCGCGCCGTCCGCCTCGTCGTCGACACCGGTCTCCATCACAAGCGCTGGACGCGCGAACAGGCGATCCGCTTCATGCAGGGCGCGACGGGCATCGCCGAAAGCCGCGTCACCGCCGAGATCGAGCGCTATATGGCCTGGCCGGGCCAGGCGCTCGGTTACAAGCTCGGCCAGCTGCGGCTGATCGAACTGCGCGACCGGATGCGCGCGGCGCGGGGCGACGCGTTCGACGTCCGGAATTTCAATGCGATCGTGCTGAACCAGGGGGCGATGCCGATCGGCCTCGTCGCCGATCGTGTGGCCGCCGCCAGCCGCTGA
- a CDS encoding PA0069 family radical SAM protein, translated as MFSSKTKGRGATINTPSGRFKLPGREVDGDWLDARETIDGAPAPVRTQVTIERPKTILSRNRSPDVPFDRSINAYRGCEHGCIYCFARPTHAFHDLSPGLDFETKLFAKPEAPELLRAALSKPGYRASPIAMGTNTDPYQPIEQRYRITRDCIAILAETRHPLTVTTKSDRVVRDIDLLADMAKDGLAAVAISVTSLDPKVHRTLEPRAPSARKRLAAITALSEAGIPTYASMSPVVPAITDHEIERLVEAAAEAGARAAFFIPLRLPHEIAPLFRAWLDEYYPDRAGKVMSIVRSIRNGRDNDPNFFTRMRGYGPWAELIRTRFAKACRKHGLNQERIALRSDLFRPPAGPQGELF; from the coding sequence ATGTTCTCGTCGAAAACCAAAGGCCGCGGCGCGACGATCAATACGCCGTCCGGCCGGTTCAAGCTGCCCGGGCGGGAAGTGGACGGCGACTGGCTCGACGCGCGCGAGACGATCGACGGGGCACCGGCTCCGGTCCGGACGCAGGTCACGATCGAGCGCCCCAAGACCATATTGTCGCGCAACCGCTCCCCCGATGTTCCGTTCGACCGCTCGATCAACGCCTATCGCGGCTGCGAACATGGCTGCATCTACTGCTTCGCCCGTCCGACCCATGCCTTTCACGATCTCTCCCCGGGGCTCGACTTCGAGACGAAACTCTTCGCCAAGCCCGAAGCGCCCGAGCTGCTACGGGCGGCGCTGTCCAAGCCCGGCTATCGCGCTTCGCCGATCGCCATGGGTACCAATACCGATCCCTATCAGCCGATCGAGCAACGATACCGGATCACGCGGGATTGCATCGCGATCCTTGCCGAGACCCGGCATCCGTTGACGGTCACGACCAAGTCCGATCGGGTCGTGCGCGATATCGACCTGCTGGCCGACATGGCAAAAGACGGGCTGGCGGCGGTCGCGATTTCCGTGACATCGCTCGATCCGAAGGTGCACCGCACGCTGGAACCCCGGGCCCCGTCCGCCAGGAAAAGACTGGCGGCGATCACGGCGCTCAGCGAGGCCGGTATCCCGACCTATGCGTCCATGTCTCCGGTCGTCCCGGCAATCACCGATCACGAGATCGAGCGTCTCGTCGAGGCGGCAGCCGAAGCCGGCGCGAGGGCCGCCTTCTTCATCCCGCTGCGCCTGCCGCACGAGATCGCGCCGCTGTTTCGCGCCTGGCTCGACGAATATTATCCCGATCGCGCCGGGAAGGTAATGAGCATCGTCCGGTCGATCCGGAACGGGCGCGACAATGATCCGAACTTCTTTACCCGGATGCGCGGATATGGTCCCTGGGCCGAGCTCATCCGGACGCGCTTCGCCAAGGCCTGCCGCAAACACGGTCTCAACCAGGAACGGATCGCGCTGCGCTCCGACCTGTTCCGCCCGCCCGCCGGGCCACAGGGCGAGCTGTTCTAG
- the moaB gene encoding molybdenum cofactor biosynthesis protein B: protein MPIDESAEFKPVRIALLTVSDTRNLEQDSSGDILEQRLTDAGHELAARQIVRDELDDIVSRLHAWIDDPEVDCVITTGGTGLTGRDITPEALKRVQDKPIPGFGELFRTLSYEKIGTSTIQSRACGCVTRGTYIFALPGSNGAVKDGWDGILATQLDSRYRPCNFVELMPRLTEA, encoded by the coding sequence TTGCCGATTGACGAAAGCGCCGAGTTCAAGCCGGTCAGGATCGCCCTCCTGACGGTTTCGGACACCCGTAATCTGGAACAGGACAGCTCGGGCGACATTCTCGAGCAAAGATTGACCGATGCCGGGCATGAGCTCGCCGCGCGCCAGATCGTGCGCGACGAATTGGACGATATCGTCTCCAGGCTGCACGCCTGGATCGACGACCCCGAGGTCGATTGCGTGATCACAACGGGCGGAACCGGTCTCACCGGCCGCGACATCACGCCCGAAGCACTCAAGCGCGTGCAGGACAAGCCGATACCGGGATTTGGGGAGCTATTCCGGACCCTCAGCTATGAAAAGATCGGGACTTCGACGATCCAGTCGCGGGCCTGCGGCTGCGTCACGCGGGGCACATATATATTTGCGCTCCCGGGCTCGAACGGCGCGGTGAAGGACGGTTGGGACGGCATTCTCGCGACCCAGCTCGACAGCCGCTACCGGCCCTGCAATTTCGTCGAGCTGATGCCGCGCCTTACAGAGGCGTAG
- a CDS encoding N-formylglutamate amidohydrolase produces MTDVFIEIEGRSESGLVLIADHASNRVPEDIDLGVHPSVLDKHVAVDIGVDRLAMLVSGALGCPAIIANISRLVVDLHREHDNPVATPVHSDGHHIPANAALDEAARRERIERFWHPYHGRAAELVDTHEPDMLFTLHSFTPRLETRTHETRPWHAGILYNRDDRAARIAIPKLEALGLHVGDNEPYSGQELNATMDLHAEARGLPYLAIEVRNDLIADAEGARKWAELLVPVIAETRDALK; encoded by the coding sequence ATGACGGACGTCTTTATCGAGATCGAGGGGCGTTCGGAGTCCGGACTTGTCCTGATCGCCGACCATGCCTCGAACCGGGTGCCCGAGGATATCGATCTCGGCGTCCACCCGTCGGTGCTCGACAAGCATGTCGCGGTCGATATCGGCGTCGACCGGCTGGCGATGCTGGTGTCCGGGGCGCTGGGCTGCCCGGCGATCATCGCGAACATTTCGCGCCTCGTCGTCGATCTCCATCGCGAGCATGACAATCCGGTAGCGACGCCCGTCCATAGCGACGGCCACCATATCCCGGCCAATGCCGCGCTCGACGAAGCGGCGCGGCGGGAGCGGATCGAGCGCTTCTGGCATCCCTATCATGGTCGCGCGGCGGAGCTTGTCGACACGCATGAACCTGACATGCTCTTCACCCTGCACAGCTTTACGCCGCGGCTCGAGACGCGCACCCACGAGACGCGCCCCTGGCATGCGGGTATCCTCTACAACCGGGACGACCGCGCGGCGCGTATCGCCATCCCCAAGCTTGAGGCGCTGGGCCTCCATGTCGGCGACAACGAGCCCTATTCGGGGCAGGAGCTCAATGCGACGATGGACCTGCACGCGGAGGCCCGCGGCCTGCCCTATCTCGCGATCGAGGTGCGGAATGACTTGATCGCGGACGCAGAAGGCGCAAGGAAATGGGCCGAATTGCTCGTGCCCGTCATCGCCGAGACGCGCGACGCGCTCAAATAG
- a CDS encoding electron transfer flavoprotein-ubiquinone oxidoreductase, whose translation MSERESMPYDVVIVGAGPAGLAAAIRLKQLAEETGKEISVCILEKGSEVGAHILSGAVVDPKALDELFPDWRDFDDNPLTVPVTENHHWILSATKKREFPHFMMPTFMNNKGTYTVSLGNFCRWLASRAEAMGIEIFPGFAAAEILYNEDGSVKGVATGDMGIARNGEKKPDYMPGMELHAKYTFFAEGVRGHLSKMLIKQFALDANSEPQVYGLGIKELWDIEPDKHVPGRVIHTQGWPLDEANGGGFLYHQENGQVALGFVTWLNYSNPWLSPFEEMQRWKQHPAIREILEGGKRVSYGARAINDGGWQSVPKLAFPGGALIGCSAGFVNVPRIKGSHTAMKTGMMAAEAAFEAVQAERAGDELTAYEQAYEQSWVYKELRKVRNTLPLVEKYGNFMGTILSGMTMWAEHLGIRMPFTMGHHPDNESLWRADQVKKIDYPKPDGVISFDRLSSVFLSNTNHEEDQPVHLTLKDPDVPVEHNLPLYAGPSQRYCPAGVYEFVEDENGNPKFQINAQNCVHCKTCDIKDPTQNINWVVPEGGGGPNYPNM comes from the coding sequence ATGTCCGAACGGGAATCCATGCCCTATGACGTCGTGATTGTCGGTGCCGGCCCCGCGGGGCTTGCCGCAGCGATCCGGCTCAAACAGCTCGCCGAGGAGACGGGGAAGGAGATTTCGGTCTGTATCCTCGAAAAAGGTAGCGAAGTTGGCGCGCATATCCTGTCCGGCGCGGTGGTCGATCCGAAGGCGCTGGACGAACTTTTCCCGGATTGGCGCGATTTCGACGATAATCCGCTGACGGTTCCGGTCACCGAAAACCATCACTGGATCCTCTCGGCGACGAAAAAGCGGGAATTCCCGCACTTCATGATGCCAACTTTCATGAACAACAAGGGAACATACACGGTCAGCCTGGGCAATTTCTGCCGCTGGCTCGCCAGCCGCGCGGAAGCCATGGGGATCGAGATTTTCCCCGGCTTCGCCGCCGCCGAAATCCTCTACAACGAGGACGGTTCGGTCAAAGGCGTCGCGACCGGCGATATGGGCATCGCGCGCAACGGCGAGAAAAAGCCCGACTACATGCCGGGCATGGAACTCCACGCCAAATACACCTTCTTCGCCGAAGGCGTGCGCGGACATCTCTCCAAAATGCTGATCAAGCAGTTCGCACTCGATGCGAACTCCGAGCCGCAAGTCTATGGACTGGGTATCAAAGAGCTGTGGGATATCGAGCCCGACAAACATGTGCCGGGCCGCGTGATCCACACCCAGGGCTGGCCGCTGGACGAGGCCAATGGCGGCGGTTTCCTCTATCATCAGGAGAACGGGCAGGTCGCGCTCGGTTTCGTCACCTGGCTCAACTATTCCAATCCCTGGCTTTCGCCGTTCGAGGAGATGCAGCGCTGGAAACAACATCCGGCGATCCGCGAGATCCTCGAAGGCGGCAAGCGCGTGTCCTACGGCGCGCGCGCGATCAACGACGGCGGCTGGCAGTCGGTGCCCAAGCTCGCTTTCCCGGGCGGCGCACTGATCGGCTGTTCGGCGGGTTTCGTGAACGTCCCGCGGATCAAGGGTAGCCACACCGCGATGAAGACCGGCATGATGGCCGCCGAAGCCGCGTTCGAGGCGGTCCAGGCGGAGCGCGCGGGCGACGAACTGACCGCCTATGAGCAGGCCTATGAGCAGAGCTGGGTCTACAAGGAGCTGCGCAAGGTCCGCAACACGCTGCCGCTGGTCGAGAAATACGGGAATTTCATGGGTACGATCCTGTCGGGCATGACCATGTGGGCCGAGCATCTCGGCATCCGCATGCCGTTCACCATGGGTCATCACCCCGACAATGAAAGCCTGTGGCGCGCCGACCAGGTCAAGAAGATCGACTATCCGAAGCCCGACGGCGTGATCAGCTTCGATCGCCTGTCTTCGGTCTTCCTCTCCAACACCAATCACGAGGAAGACCAGCCGGTCCACCTGACGCTCAAGGATCCGGACGTGCCGGTCGAGCACAACCTGCCGCTCTATGCCGGGCCCTCGCAGCGCTATTGCCCGGCGGGCGTGTACGAGTTCGTCGAGGACGAAAACGGAAATCCCAAGTTCCAGATCAATGCGCAAAACTGCGTTCACTGCAAAACCTGCGACATCAAGGACCCGACCCAGAATATCAACTGGGTCGTTCCCGAAGGCGGCGGAGGACCGAATTATCCCAATATGTAG
- a CDS encoding uracil-DNA glycosylase family protein, producing MRTINNDIEHTIGWWREAGVDVIVGDEPRSWLEDAKPPEKDPKAGKSPKTADMPAKPLQMPADLAAFRAWLLSTEALGAPAADSLDAIGDPASGLMILVDMPEKDDRQGGQLLSGDTGRLFDRMLAAIGRDRASAYIAPLAPMRVAGGTIDDNGFDILARAARHHVALARPDRLLLMGDTPSRVFCGASLNESRGKKHIFNHDGGTVSVTATFHPRFLLRQPRLKAQSWKDLQMMIEGMTA from the coding sequence GTGCGGACGATCAACAACGATATCGAACACACGATCGGCTGGTGGCGGGAAGCCGGTGTCGACGTGATCGTCGGCGACGAACCGCGCAGCTGGCTCGAAGACGCCAAACCGCCGGAAAAGGATCCCAAAGCGGGAAAAAGCCCAAAGACCGCCGATATGCCGGCCAAACCACTACAAATGCCCGCCGATCTCGCCGCTTTTCGCGCATGGCTATTATCGACCGAGGCATTGGGCGCACCGGCCGCCGACAGCCTGGACGCCATCGGCGATCCAGCAAGCGGGCTGATGATTCTGGTCGACATGCCGGAAAAGGACGATCGGCAGGGCGGCCAGCTGCTTTCCGGCGACACCGGCCGGCTGTTCGATCGCATGCTCGCGGCCATCGGACGGGATCGCGCCTCGGCCTATATCGCGCCGCTTGCACCGATGCGTGTCGCTGGCGGCACGATCGACGACAATGGTTTCGATATCCTGGCCCGCGCCGCCCGGCATCATGTAGCTCTCGCCCGGCCCGACCGTCTGCTGCTCATGGGCGACACGCCGAGCCGTGTTTTTTGCGGGGCCAGCCTCAATGAAAGCCGCGGAAAGAAACACATTTTTAACCATGATGGCGGCACTGTGTCGGTAACGGCAACTTTCCATCCGCGGTTCCTGCTCCGGCAGCCGCGCCTCAAGGCGCAAAGCTGGAAGGACCTGCAGATGATGATCGAAGGAATGACTGCGTGA
- a CDS encoding lytic transglycosylase domain-containing protein, which translates to MKPKLLVATALIVSAGSPALADSASIPSPDVDASYADLDSVLDRSEREAYRAIFADIRNRNWESAEGRLARAPRGILHPVARAELYLAAGSPRVELVPLRSLLNDAPDLPDASRIARLAERRGLDRVPRLPEAQTLRRLPGPSRRGVARPVRDDSAARALVRQIRPLIVDDSPREAENLLNEHGGDLSPAGLTEVRQRVAWSYYLTGDDRNAQRLARQARTGTGDWAVHADWVDGLASWRAGDFDAAADAFASVGRRASDAEKRTAGLYWAARAEMARGRPENVQSLLRTAAQMDETFYGLLAAQTLGIAEAPAHSDILSPGWDSVATEANARRAMALVEIGERDLADQYVRHGATIGNPHHHDAWLDLANRLSLPNAELWIARNAPVAHHPSARDRFPAPGYEPVGGWRVDRSLVYAHALQESNFRPEVVSHAGARGLLQLMPGTARDIARQRGETVNAARLNVPEVNIEYGQHYMEQMRDFPGTQGLLPKVIASYNAGPGAVVSWEGRLRDRGDPLLYIESIPFYETRGYVPIILRNYWMYQRNSGEETSSLGALAQGMWPRFPGTPGAVAVRLSGQGGTRVAD; encoded by the coding sequence GTGAAACCGAAGCTTCTGGTCGCTACCGCCCTGATCGTCTCCGCCGGCAGCCCGGCCTTGGCCGACAGCGCCAGCATCCCTTCGCCCGATGTCGACGCGTCGTACGCGGATCTGGATTCGGTGCTCGATCGCAGCGAGCGCGAAGCCTATCGCGCAATCTTCGCCGATATCCGGAACCGCAACTGGGAAAGCGCCGAAGGCCGCCTCGCCCGGGCGCCGCGCGGGATATTGCATCCCGTCGCCCGTGCCGAACTCTACCTGGCCGCGGGATCGCCGCGCGTCGAACTCGTGCCGCTCCGGTCGTTGCTCAACGATGCGCCGGACCTTCCTGACGCATCGCGGATCGCCCGGCTCGCCGAACGCCGCGGCCTGGATCGCGTTCCACGCCTTCCGGAAGCACAGACCCTGCGCCGCCTGCCCGGCCCGTCCCGCCGCGGCGTCGCCCGCCCCGTCCGCGACGATAGCGCCGCCCGCGCACTCGTCCGGCAAATCCGGCCATTGATCGTCGACGACAGCCCGCGCGAGGCGGAAAATCTGCTCAACGAACATGGCGGCGATCTGTCGCCGGCGGGGCTGACCGAAGTGCGCCAGCGGGTGGCCTGGTCCTATTATCTGACGGGCGACGATCGCAATGCACAACGGCTCGCAAGACAGGCCCGCACGGGCACCGGCGACTGGGCCGTCCACGCCGATTGGGTGGATGGACTTGCTTCCTGGCGCGCAGGCGATTTCGACGCGGCGGCCGATGCTTTCGCTTCGGTCGGACGCCGCGCATCGGACGCCGAAAAACGGACGGCCGGTCTTTACTGGGCCGCCCGCGCCGAAATGGCCCGCGGCCGTCCGGAAAACGTCCAGAGTCTGCTGCGAACGGCGGCGCAAATGGACGAGACTTTCTATGGCCTGCTGGCCGCGCAGACGCTCGGCATTGCCGAAGCGCCGGCCCATAGCGACATACTCTCGCCCGGTTGGGATTCAGTGGCGACCGAGGCGAATGCCCGGCGCGCCATGGCGCTGGTCGAGATCGGCGAACGCGATCTGGCCGATCAATATGTCCGGCATGGCGCGACGATCGGTAACCCGCACCATCATGATGCATGGCTCGACCTCGCCAATCGATTGAGCCTACCGAATGCCGAATTGTGGATCGCGCGCAATGCGCCGGTCGCCCATCATCCCTCGGCGCGCGACCGGTTTCCCGCACCTGGATACGAGCCGGTCGGCGGCTGGCGGGTCGATCGCTCGCTCGTATATGCCCATGCGCTGCAGGAATCGAATTTCCGGCCCGAAGTCGTCAGCCATGCCGGCGCCCGCGGCCTGTTGCAGCTGATGCCGGGAACGGCTCGCGATATCGCTCGCCAGCGCGGCGAAACCGTTAATGCCGCGCGGCTCAACGTGCCCGAGGTCAATATCGAATACGGCCAACACTATATGGAACAGATGCGCGATTTTCCGGGCACCCAGGGCCTGCTGCCCAAGGTCATCGCTTCCTACAATGCCGGCCCCGGCGCCGTGGTGAGCTGGGAAGGCCGGCTGCGCGACCGCGGCGATCCCCTGCTCTATATCGAGAGCATCCCCTTTTACGAAACCCGCGGTTATGTGCCGATCATCCTCCGCAACTACTGGATGTACCAGCGCAATTCGGGTGAAGAGACGAGCAGTCTCGGCGCACTGGCCCAAGGCATGTGGCCCCGTTTTCCGGGCACGCCCGGCGCGGTCGCGGTTCGGCTTTCGGGCCAGGGAGGCACGCGCGTTGCCGATTGA
- a CDS encoding 4-(cytidine 5'-diphospho)-2-C-methyl-D-erythritol kinase: MADRPRALRETAHAKINLALHVRERLPDGYHRIETLFAFCEDGDVLEAEPADGLGLTIDGPFADGLSAGDGNLVIQAAERLRAERAPEAGARIRLTKNLPIASGIGGGSADAAATLRLLTRLWDLPADDPSLAAIAARLGADVPACLLSRTCRGDGKGDDLVPVELADTAGSAVLLVNPGVAVPTGPVFAGWDGQDRGGLSLDDPPRLDSAWRNDLAAPARAAYPAIGDVLTALEARSAARFVRMSGSGATCFALFDGDADRDAAAETIARGHPGWWMLRSRLL, translated from the coding sequence ATGGCGGACCGCCCGCGGGCATTGCGCGAAACCGCCCATGCCAAGATCAACCTTGCGCTGCACGTCCGCGAACGCCTGCCCGACGGCTATCACCGGATCGAAACCCTGTTTGCCTTTTGCGAGGACGGCGACGTGCTGGAAGCCGAGCCTGCCGACGGTCTCGGCCTGACCATCGACGGGCCGTTTGCCGACGGTCTCTCGGCCGGCGACGGCAATCTGGTGATACAGGCCGCCGAACGGCTGCGCGCCGAACGGGCGCCGGAGGCTGGCGCTCGCATCCGGTTGACGAAGAATCTGCCGATCGCCTCGGGAATCGGTGGCGGATCGGCCGACGCGGCCGCGACACTGCGTCTGCTCACAAGGCTTTGGGACCTGCCGGCGGACGATCCCTCGCTTGCGGCAATTGCAGCGAGGCTCGGCGCGGATGTGCCCGCGTGCCTGCTTTCGCGGACCTGCCGGGGCGACGGGAAGGGCGACGACCTGGTGCCGGTCGAGCTCGCCGATACCGCCGGAAGCGCGGTCCTTCTCGTCAATCCGGGCGTCGCCGTGCCGACCGGCCCGGTCTTCGCAGGCTGGGACGGGCAGGACCGGGGCGGGCTCTCGCTTGACGATCCGCCGCGCCTCGATTCCGCGTGGCGCAACGATCTCGCGGCACCCGCCCGCGCCGCTTACCCGGCGATCGGCGATGTGCTGACCGCGCTTGAGGCCCGGTCGGCCGCGCGCTTCGTCCGCATGTCGGGTTCGGGGGCCACCTGTTTCGCGCTGTTCGACGGTGATGCCGATCGCGATGCGGCGGCAGAGACGATCGCCCGCGGCCATCCGGGCTGGTGGATGCTGCGATCACGGCTGCTGTAA